A part of Streptomyces sp. NBC_00557 genomic DNA contains:
- the pcaB gene encoding 3-carboxy-cis,cis-muconate cycloisomerase, translating to MTSIHRDGDTGLLAPGWAGSPAADATGDSACLRALLDAEAALTRAQAALGLAPAEAAEAVTRAADPARFDVRSLAERARAGGNPVIPLVADLTAAVGEPYGPYVHRGATSQDILDTALMLVAARTLDLLRADLDRTGRALADLAAAHRDTPMPGRTLTQHAVPTTFGLKAAGWRSLVLDARDRVTAVREALPAQLGGAAGTLAAFEAYGAQDPVALTAAYAHEAGLAAPRLPWHTLRTPIADLAGCLAFTAGALGRIGEDVLTLSRTEIAEVTEGSGGGSSAMPHKANPVRSTLLSAAARRAPQLAATLYGCVAAGDERPAGAWHAEWEPLRDLLRLTGGAARDAAELAAGLGVNAGVMRRDLDLTRGLIVSERLSAVLAPRLGRARAKELLTTLARRTRAEHRSLGELLAEEPQLKDLDLDLGELTDPARYTGFAGALTDRALERR from the coding sequence GTGACATCCATCCACAGGGACGGCGACACCGGCCTGCTCGCCCCCGGGTGGGCCGGCTCCCCCGCCGCCGACGCGACCGGCGACAGCGCGTGCCTGCGGGCCCTGCTGGACGCCGAGGCCGCCCTGACCCGGGCCCAGGCCGCGCTCGGCCTCGCCCCGGCCGAGGCCGCCGAGGCGGTGACCCGGGCGGCCGACCCCGCCCGTTTCGACGTGCGTTCCCTCGCCGAACGCGCCCGCGCCGGCGGCAACCCGGTCATCCCGCTCGTCGCCGACCTCACCGCCGCCGTGGGCGAGCCGTACGGCCCCTATGTGCACCGGGGCGCGACCAGCCAGGACATCCTGGACACCGCGCTGATGCTGGTCGCCGCCCGCACCCTGGACCTGCTCCGCGCCGACCTCGACCGCACCGGGCGCGCGCTGGCGGACCTGGCCGCCGCACACCGGGACACGCCGATGCCGGGCCGCACCCTCACCCAGCACGCGGTGCCGACGACCTTCGGCCTGAAAGCGGCCGGCTGGCGGTCGCTGGTCCTGGACGCCCGGGACCGCGTGACGGCGGTGCGCGAGGCCCTGCCCGCCCAACTCGGCGGCGCCGCCGGGACACTGGCGGCCTTCGAGGCGTACGGGGCCCAGGACCCGGTCGCCCTGACGGCGGCCTACGCCCATGAGGCCGGCCTGGCCGCACCGCGGTTGCCCTGGCACACCCTGCGCACCCCGATCGCCGACCTGGCCGGCTGCCTGGCGTTCACCGCGGGCGCCCTGGGCAGGATCGGCGAGGACGTGCTGACCCTGTCGCGCACCGAGATCGCCGAGGTGACCGAGGGCAGCGGCGGGGGCTCGTCCGCCATGCCGCACAAGGCCAACCCCGTGCGCTCCACCCTCCTCTCGGCCGCGGCCCGGCGCGCCCCGCAGCTCGCGGCCACCCTGTACGGCTGTGTCGCCGCCGGGGACGAACGCCCGGCCGGGGCCTGGCACGCCGAGTGGGAGCCGCTGCGCGACCTGCTCCGGCTGACCGGCGGCGCGGCGCGGGACGCGGCCGAACTCGCCGCGGGCCTCGGCGTGAACGCCGGTGTCATGCGCCGCGATCTGGACCTGACCCGCGGGCTGATCGTCTCCGAGCGGCTGTCCGCCGTCCTGGCGCCCCGGCTCGGCCGCGCCCGGGCCAAGGAGCTGCTGACCACGCTCGCCCGCCGCACGCGTGCCGAGCACCGCTCGCTCGGCGAACTCCTGGCGGAAGAGCCCCAGTTGAAGGACCTGGACCTGGACCTGGGCGAGCTGACCGACCCCGCCCGCTACACCGGTTTCGCCGGTGCCCTCACCGACCGTGCCCTGGAGCGACGTTGA
- the pcaDC gene encoding bifunctional 3-oxoadipate enol-lactonase/4-carboxymuconolactone decarboxylase PcaDC, with amino-acid sequence MTEKLLNHRAEGPASAPALLLGPSLGTSYALWDALAPELSVRHRVVRWDLPGHGGCAPELIGPGATVADLAALVLDLADALGVDRFAYAGVSLGGAVGLHLAVHHPDRLTSLAVICSSAHFGGESPWRERAERVRREGMEWLAQSADARWFTPGFTVPGLVRDHREADPEAYAACCDALAAFDLRDRLGAIAVPTLLVAGKQDPATPPAHLREIADAVPGATLVELPGASHLAPAECPEAVLAALRTLLDGPPASGMAVRREVLGDAHVDRAQARQTPFTARFQDFISRYAWGEIWTDPTLSRRERSMITLTALVAHGHYDELAMHVRAARRNGLTPQEIGAVLLQTAVYCGVPAANSAFATAQRVLDEEDGEGG; translated from the coding sequence TTGACCGAGAAACTCCTCAACCACCGGGCGGAAGGCCCGGCTTCGGCCCCCGCGCTGCTGCTCGGGCCCTCGCTCGGCACCTCGTACGCCCTGTGGGACGCGCTCGCCCCCGAACTGTCGGTGCGTCACCGCGTGGTGCGCTGGGACCTGCCCGGGCACGGCGGCTGCGCGCCGGAGCTGATCGGGCCGGGCGCGACCGTCGCCGACCTCGCCGCGCTGGTGCTGGATCTCGCCGACGCGCTCGGCGTCGACCGGTTCGCCTACGCGGGCGTCTCCCTCGGCGGCGCGGTCGGCCTGCACCTGGCCGTGCACCACCCCGACCGGCTGACCTCGCTGGCGGTCATCTGCTCCTCCGCCCACTTCGGCGGCGAGTCGCCCTGGCGGGAGCGGGCCGAGCGGGTGCGCCGGGAGGGCATGGAGTGGCTGGCGCAGAGCGCGGACGCACGCTGGTTCACCCCCGGGTTCACCGTGCCGGGGCTGGTCCGGGACCACCGGGAGGCCGATCCGGAGGCGTACGCCGCCTGCTGCGACGCGCTCGCCGCGTTCGACCTGCGCGACCGGCTCGGCGCCATCGCCGTGCCGACGCTGCTGGTGGCGGGCAAGCAGGATCCCGCGACGCCGCCCGCGCATCTGCGGGAGATCGCCGACGCGGTGCCCGGCGCGACGCTGGTGGAGCTGCCCGGCGCCTCCCATCTCGCGCCCGCCGAGTGCCCGGAGGCCGTGCTGGCCGCGCTGCGCACCCTGCTCGACGGGCCGCCGGCGAGCGGGATGGCGGTGCGCCGGGAGGTGCTGGGCGACGCGCACGTGGACCGGGCGCAGGCCCGGCAGACCCCGTTCACCGCCCGCTTCCAGGACTTCATCTCCCGCTACGCCTGGGGCGAGATCTGGACCGATCCGACGCTGTCCCGGCGCGAGCGCAGCATGATCACGCTGACCGCGCTGGTCGCCCACGGGCACTACGACGAGCTGGCGATGCACGTCCGGGCGGCGCGGCGCAACGGGCTCACTCCTCAGGAGATCGGCGCTGTGCTGCTGCAGACCGCCGTGTACTGCGGGGTGCCGGCCGCCAACTCGGCGTTCGCGACGGCCCAGCGGGTGCTCGACGAGGAGGACGGCGAAGGAGGGTGA
- a CDS encoding SDR family NAD(P)-dependent oxidoreductase, translated as MSTILITGATSGLGRYVAFELVRSGHAVLVHGRDRDRTERLVAELRTEGEAEGFVADLARLAEVRELGAWVAGARPDLDVLINNAGVGGGAPGSGRELSADGHELRLAVNYLAPVVLTRSLLPVLRSNAPARIVNVGSAGQEPLDFADPELTRGYTGMSAYCRSKFALAAHTFTLAEELAGSGVSVNVLHPATFMDTAMVREGGITPWNPVADGAPGVLALATQDLGSGGYFDGTRRARAHEETYDPRVRERLAAVTEQLLTV; from the coding sequence ATGTCCACCATTCTGATCACCGGCGCCACCTCCGGACTCGGCCGGTACGTCGCCTTCGAACTGGTCCGGTCCGGCCATGCCGTCCTGGTCCACGGCCGGGACCGGGACCGCACCGAGCGGCTGGTCGCGGAGCTGCGCACCGAGGGCGAGGCCGAGGGGTTCGTCGCCGACCTGGCGCGGCTGGCCGAGGTGCGCGAGCTGGGCGCGTGGGTCGCCGGGGCCCGTCCGGACCTCGACGTGCTGATCAACAACGCGGGGGTGGGCGGCGGCGCGCCCGGCTCCGGGCGGGAGCTGAGCGCCGACGGGCACGAGCTGCGGCTCGCCGTGAACTATCTCGCGCCCGTCGTCCTCACCCGGTCCCTGCTGCCGGTCCTGCGGTCCAACGCGCCGGCCCGGATCGTGAACGTCGGCTCGGCCGGCCAGGAACCCCTCGACTTCGCCGACCCCGAGCTCACCCGCGGCTACACCGGGATGTCGGCGTACTGCCGCAGCAAGTTCGCCCTCGCCGCGCACACCTTCACCCTCGCCGAGGAACTCGCCGGCAGCGGGGTCTCGGTGAACGTCCTGCACCCGGCCACCTTCATGGACACCGCGATGGTCCGCGAGGGCGGGATCACCCCGTGGAACCCGGTCGCCGACGGCGCGCCCGGCGTCCTGGCGCTGGCCACGCAGGATCTCGGCAGCGGGGGCTACTTCGACGGGACGCGGCGTGCACGGGCGCACGAGGAGACGTACGACCCCCGGGTGCGCGAGCGGCTGGCGGCGGTCACGGAGCAGTTGCTGACGGTGTGA
- a CDS encoding ATP-binding protein — protein sequence MTEGRPPAAASASLWERDAELATATRALDLLCADQSSAGGLLVFRGEAGIGKTALLAEIRRIAERRGCTVWSARGAETLRSVPFNVVRQLLQPALLSLLPEEAREYLGDWYDIAGPALGIAHPQEASADPQYVCDGLVAAVRRLARRAWPLVLMIDDAHWADQETLRWLAAFTARLDDLSVLVVVARRPGEAGGDSARHLDAVAAAAGRPVGNLKALTPDAAAGLTRAALGRHADDAFCREVWAVTAGNPYETTELLAKVRDSELHPVEASAGELRALNRAARGGGIVDRIKQLGLEATQFAWAAAILGTGITVDMVARLAAMDEPVARHCADLLRTARILTAPDPAAGGEHQDGELEFVHPLIASAVYDSIPSGVCTAMHGVAAQLITELGRGAAQAARHLLKVHPDGDEELVEQLREAAREHLAVGAPDAARTCLERALREPPLPEVQPHVLYELGCATLLTAPAVTVEHLRHALGMPGLDPERRVDAVVRLSQALLHNDQLEDAVRTVEAEAARHRPGPVRMRLQAVQFMWEAIHGETVSPARSRRLAELASTCTGRDNSERALLILRGFDAMAHGESAEEVLDLCDRALVNGRLAPGLGWTDPEWGIELLMMLGSAYAYADRLDRAESLFAEALRVYTTAGWRGGHLSLANAFLGLAYRRQGRLRDAESALREALVLAERVGRRLPLYWSATCGLVDTLLARGRTEEAWSIAEQYGFAPPYPSTIVLPDIRCVRGRLLLAVGRTEDGIHELEAAEKTAASRGGHNPVLSPWSIDLAKALAGQHPERAAHLAAEARRQAERFGTDTAIGEALRCAAALETGRRAAQLAARAVAYLESSPCQYEHAAARVEYGIAARSVTELTRGLDLARACGAEGLVARASQALETGLGLR from the coding sequence ATGACGGAGGGACGGCCGCCGGCGGCCGCCTCGGCTTCCCTGTGGGAGCGGGACGCGGAACTCGCCACCGCCACGCGGGCACTGGACCTCCTGTGCGCCGACCAGTCGTCCGCGGGCGGCCTGCTGGTCTTCCGCGGCGAGGCGGGCATCGGCAAGACCGCCCTGCTGGCCGAGATCCGCCGCATCGCCGAACGCCGCGGCTGCACCGTGTGGTCCGCGCGCGGCGCCGAGACCCTGCGGTCCGTCCCGTTCAACGTCGTACGGCAGCTGCTCCAGCCCGCCCTGCTGTCCTTACTCCCCGAGGAGGCCCGCGAGTACCTCGGCGACTGGTACGACATCGCCGGCCCCGCCCTGGGCATAGCGCACCCGCAGGAGGCCAGCGCCGACCCGCAGTACGTGTGCGACGGCCTCGTCGCCGCGGTACGCCGGCTCGCCCGCCGCGCATGGCCGCTGGTGCTGATGATCGACGACGCGCACTGGGCCGACCAGGAGACCCTGCGCTGGCTCGCCGCCTTCACCGCGCGCCTGGACGACCTCTCCGTCCTCGTCGTCGTCGCCCGCCGCCCCGGCGAGGCCGGCGGCGACAGCGCCCGCCACCTCGACGCGGTGGCCGCCGCGGCGGGCCGCCCCGTCGGCAACCTCAAGGCCCTCACCCCCGACGCCGCCGCCGGACTCACCCGCGCCGCCCTCGGCCGGCACGCCGACGACGCCTTCTGCCGCGAGGTCTGGGCCGTCACCGCCGGCAACCCCTACGAGACCACCGAACTCCTCGCCAAGGTGCGGGACAGCGAGCTGCACCCGGTCGAGGCGAGTGCCGGCGAACTGCGCGCCCTCAACCGCGCCGCACGCGGCGGCGGAATCGTCGACCGGATCAAGCAACTCGGCCTGGAGGCCACCCAGTTCGCCTGGGCGGCCGCCATCCTCGGCACCGGCATCACCGTCGACATGGTCGCCCGCCTCGCCGCCATGGACGAGCCCGTCGCCCGGCACTGCGCCGATCTGCTCCGCACCGCCCGCATCCTCACCGCGCCCGACCCCGCGGCCGGCGGCGAACACCAGGACGGCGAGCTGGAGTTCGTCCACCCGCTCATCGCCAGCGCCGTCTACGACTCCATCCCGTCCGGCGTGTGCACCGCCATGCACGGCGTCGCCGCCCAGCTCATCACCGAGCTGGGACGTGGCGCCGCCCAGGCCGCCCGGCACCTGCTGAAGGTCCACCCCGACGGCGACGAGGAACTCGTCGAGCAGCTGCGCGAGGCCGCCCGCGAACACCTCGCCGTCGGCGCGCCCGACGCCGCCCGCACCTGCCTCGAACGCGCCCTGCGGGAACCGCCGCTCCCCGAGGTCCAGCCGCACGTCCTGTACGAACTGGGCTGCGCCACCCTGCTCACCGCGCCCGCCGTCACCGTCGAACACCTCCGGCACGCCCTCGGCATGCCCGGCCTCGACCCCGAACGCCGGGTCGACGCGGTGGTCCGGCTCTCCCAGGCGCTGCTCCACAACGACCAGCTGGAAGACGCCGTCCGCACGGTCGAGGCCGAAGCCGCCCGGCACCGGCCCGGCCCCGTGCGGATGCGGCTGCAGGCCGTGCAGTTCATGTGGGAGGCCATCCACGGCGAGACCGTCTCCCCGGCCCGCTCCCGGCGCCTCGCCGAACTCGCGAGCACCTGCACCGGCCGCGACAACTCCGAACGCGCCCTGCTCATCCTGCGCGGCTTCGACGCCATGGCCCACGGCGAGAGCGCCGAGGAGGTCCTGGACCTGTGCGACCGCGCCCTCGTCAACGGCCGCCTCGCCCCCGGCCTCGGCTGGACCGACCCCGAATGGGGCATCGAGCTGCTGATGATGCTCGGCAGCGCGTACGCCTACGCCGACCGGCTGGACCGCGCCGAGAGCCTGTTCGCCGAGGCCCTGCGCGTCTACACCACGGCCGGCTGGCGCGGCGGCCACCTCTCCCTGGCCAACGCCTTCCTCGGCCTCGCCTACCGCAGGCAGGGCCGGCTGCGCGACGCCGAGTCCGCCCTGCGCGAGGCCCTCGTCCTCGCCGAACGCGTCGGCCGCCGCCTGCCGCTGTACTGGTCGGCGACCTGCGGACTGGTCGACACCCTGCTCGCCCGCGGCCGTACCGAGGAGGCCTGGTCGATCGCCGAGCAGTACGGCTTCGCACCGCCCTACCCGTCCACGATCGTGCTGCCCGACATCCGCTGTGTGCGTGGCCGGCTGCTGCTCGCCGTCGGCCGCACCGAGGACGGCATCCACGAACTGGAGGCCGCCGAGAAGACCGCGGCCTCACGCGGCGGCCACAACCCGGTCCTGTCCCCGTGGTCCATCGACCTCGCCAAGGCCCTCGCCGGACAGCACCCCGAGCGCGCCGCCCACCTCGCGGCCGAGGCCCGCCGGCAGGCCGAACGCTTCGGCACGGACACCGCCATCGGCGAGGCCCTGCGCTGCGCCGCCGCCCTGGAGACCGGCCGCCGCGCGGCCCAGCTCGCCGCGCGGGCCGTCGCCTACCTGGAGTCCTCACCCTGCCAGTACGAACACGCGGCGGCCCGCGTCGAGTACGGCATCGCCGCCCGCTCCGTCACCGAACTGACCCGGGGCCTCGACCTCGCCCGGGCCTGCGGCGCGGAGGGACTCGTGGCCCGCGCGAGCCAGGCACTGGAGACGGGACTCGGGCTGCGGTAG
- a CDS encoding DUF2510 domain-containing protein has product MTQVTPPGWYPDPGQTNDGPPTERWWDGRAWTDRTRPAGTAAAWGPPPQPPAAGAPQPAQPAAYSAAPAYGGQPAYPAYPPYPVPPPAGPRRGVRTGIAVTVAAAVLACIGVGVWALTKDTGSGADRAGSRQGAAGGPDGGRGGPGGGFGGQGGSGGPEGPGGPGGSGGASPSPDESAAPKVPGGGMVPDPVDGISLPVPKGWTGQTFRAGAQVTSDDSYKCPGDSSQTCTPGGAYSAPAQVLGTKGDTAEEVAKADITANAKESYGGKVYGGITSHQVLGSGTVTVAGQKGYMVRWKAVTSKGADGYVESVAFPSPEDARRMVVVRFGIDVGQKTSVVDEILKGIEVSSADGSGQDV; this is encoded by the coding sequence ATGACGCAGGTGACTCCTCCCGGGTGGTACCCCGACCCCGGGCAGACGAACGACGGCCCGCCCACCGAGCGCTGGTGGGACGGCAGGGCCTGGACGGACCGGACCCGCCCCGCGGGCACGGCCGCCGCCTGGGGTCCCCCACCGCAGCCCCCGGCGGCCGGCGCCCCGCAGCCGGCACAGCCGGCGGCGTACTCGGCCGCGCCCGCGTACGGCGGGCAGCCCGCCTACCCGGCGTATCCGCCGTATCCCGTGCCGCCCCCGGCCGGGCCGCGGCGCGGGGTGCGCACGGGCATAGCCGTGACGGTGGCGGCCGCGGTGCTCGCGTGCATCGGGGTCGGCGTGTGGGCCCTCACCAAGGACACCGGGAGCGGTGCCGACCGGGCCGGGTCCCGGCAGGGGGCGGCGGGCGGACCGGACGGCGGCCGGGGCGGGCCGGGCGGCGGCTTCGGCGGCCAGGGCGGGTCCGGCGGCCCGGAGGGTCCGGGAGGGCCGGGCGGCTCCGGCGGCGCCTCGCCGTCGCCGGACGAGTCGGCGGCGCCCAAGGTGCCGGGCGGCGGCATGGTGCCGGACCCGGTCGACGGCATCAGCCTGCCGGTGCCGAAGGGCTGGACCGGGCAGACGTTCCGCGCCGGCGCGCAGGTGACCTCCGACGACTCCTACAAGTGCCCGGGCGACTCCTCGCAGACGTGCACCCCGGGCGGCGCCTACTCGGCCCCGGCGCAGGTGCTGGGCACGAAGGGCGACACGGCCGAGGAGGTCGCCAAGGCGGACATCACGGCCAACGCCAAGGAGTCCTACGGCGGCAAGGTCTACGGCGGCATCACCTCGCACCAGGTGCTGGGCTCCGGCACGGTGACGGTGGCCGGGCAGAAGGGGTACATGGTGCGCTGGAAGGCGGTCACCAGCAAGGGCGCCGACGGCTATGTGGAGTCGGTCGCCTTCCCCTCGCCCGAGGACGCCAGGCGGATGGTGGTGGTGCGGTTCGGCATCGACGTCGGGCAGAAGACGTCGGTCGTCGACGAGATCCTCAAGGGGATCGAGGTCTCCTCCGCCGACGGCAGCGGCCAGGACGTCTGA
- a CDS encoding TetR/AcrR family transcriptional regulator: MTSQAADGPETVVASRRSKITPEREREFFDAVLDQIRECGYESVTMEGVAATTRCSKSTLYRQWKTKPQFVAAALRANRRVRFAGIDTGSVAEDLRQAARAAGDWSGKDTRLLQALGPAVTADHELAQALREALVNPEIAALQEILARGVDRGEIRAGHPALEFVPAMMFGVLRVRPVLCGEYADSDYLSRFVEAVVLPALGLAEEPHDDEREPEPRPPFRG; the protein is encoded by the coding sequence ATGACGTCGCAGGCCGCGGACGGACCGGAGACGGTCGTCGCCTCGCGCCGCTCCAAGATCACGCCCGAGCGTGAGCGGGAGTTCTTCGACGCCGTGCTGGACCAGATCCGCGAGTGCGGTTACGAGTCCGTCACCATGGAGGGCGTCGCCGCCACCACCCGGTGCAGCAAGTCCACGCTGTACCGGCAGTGGAAGACCAAGCCCCAGTTCGTCGCCGCCGCGCTGCGCGCCAACCGCCGGGTGCGGTTCGCCGGCATCGACACCGGATCGGTCGCCGAGGACCTGCGCCAGGCCGCGCGGGCCGCAGGGGACTGGTCCGGCAAGGACACCAGGCTGCTGCAGGCACTGGGGCCCGCGGTGACCGCCGACCACGAACTGGCCCAGGCGCTGCGCGAGGCGCTGGTGAACCCGGAGATCGCGGCGCTGCAGGAGATCCTCGCGCGAGGCGTCGACCGGGGCGAGATCAGGGCCGGTCATCCGGCGCTGGAGTTCGTCCCGGCCATGATGTTCGGCGTGCTGCGCGTGCGGCCGGTGCTCTGCGGCGAGTACGCCGACTCCGACTATCTGAGCCGGTTCGTCGAGGCCGTCGTCCTGCCCGCGCTCGGACTGGCCGAAGAGCCGCACGACGACGAGCGCGAACCCGAGCCCAGGCCGCCGTTCAGGGGATGA
- a CDS encoding phosphatase PAP2 family protein, whose translation MTARTAPAQAAPEPRHTAARPALIRELLLVAGLFLVYKLGRQLATGHTAEALRNAHRVWHLERTLDLPHETAVQSPLLHGTTLVHLANTYYATVHFPATLAFLVWLYLRRPAHYVWARRVLAVVTTAALVLPFTFPLAPPRMLTGTGLVDTARVYGPDVYGPPSSDHLSNQFAAMPSLHFGWALMVAIGLIAATRSRWRWLWLLHPLITLLVIVGTANHYWLDAIIATAMLGITLAVIHPPHRTATTAGRGTGRLAPREPVLAGAGR comes from the coding sequence ATGACTGCGCGAACCGCGCCTGCACAGGCGGCGCCGGAGCCGCGGCACACGGCCGCGCGCCCGGCGCTCATACGTGAGCTGCTGCTGGTCGCGGGGCTCTTCCTCGTCTACAAGCTCGGCCGGCAGCTGGCCACGGGGCACACCGCCGAGGCCCTGCGCAACGCCCACCGGGTGTGGCACCTGGAGCGGACGCTGGACCTGCCGCACGAGACCGCGGTGCAGTCCCCGCTGCTGCACGGCACCACCCTGGTCCACCTCGCCAACACCTACTACGCCACCGTCCACTTCCCGGCGACGCTGGCCTTCCTGGTCTGGCTGTACCTCAGGCGCCCCGCGCACTACGTGTGGGCCCGCCGGGTGCTCGCGGTCGTCACCACGGCCGCGCTGGTGCTGCCGTTCACGTTCCCGCTGGCCCCGCCCCGGATGCTCACCGGCACCGGCCTGGTGGACACCGCGCGGGTCTACGGCCCGGACGTGTACGGCCCGCCCTCCAGCGACCATCTGTCCAACCAGTTCGCCGCGATGCCCTCCCTGCACTTCGGCTGGGCGCTGATGGTGGCGATCGGCCTGATCGCGGCCACCCGGTCCCGGTGGCGATGGCTGTGGCTGTTGCACCCGCTGATCACCCTGCTGGTGATCGTGGGCACGGCGAACCACTACTGGCTCGACGCGATCATCGCCACCGCCATGCTCGGCATCACCCTCGCGGTGATCCATCCGCCGCACCGGACGGCCACCACGGCCGGGCGCGGTACCGGCCGGCTCGCGCCGCGCGAGCCCGTCCTGGCGGGAGCGGGCCGATGA
- a CDS encoding phospholipid scramblase-related protein encodes MTTQSNTPAGWYPDPHGAPQTLRYWDGAQWTEHTNPAQQAAGQVPQQQAAPQQAAPQQYGAPQAQGADPKVQRQVQQQAGVAAGGAGGGTLFTEPVLVVNQKAKLIELTNEYKVMDQNGREIGSVTEVGQSALKKILRFVSSLDQFMTHKLEIRDAYGQPQLLLTRPAKFFKSRVIVSRPDGSQVGEIVQQNMIGKINFAMNADGRQVGAIKAENWRAWNFAIVDHADNEVARITKTWEGLAKTLFTTADNYVLQIHYQLPEPLLSLVVATALTVDTALKQDSRGWN; translated from the coding sequence GTGACCACGCAATCGAACACTCCTGCAGGCTGGTACCCGGATCCGCACGGAGCACCGCAGACGCTCCGCTACTGGGACGGCGCGCAGTGGACCGAGCACACCAACCCGGCGCAGCAGGCCGCCGGTCAGGTGCCGCAGCAGCAGGCGGCCCCCCAGCAGGCCGCGCCCCAGCAGTACGGCGCCCCGCAGGCGCAGGGCGCCGACCCCAAGGTGCAGCGCCAGGTGCAGCAGCAGGCCGGTGTCGCGGCCGGCGGTGCCGGCGGCGGCACCCTGTTCACCGAGCCCGTCCTGGTCGTGAACCAGAAGGCCAAGCTGATCGAGCTGACCAACGAGTACAAGGTCATGGACCAGAACGGCCGGGAGATCGGCTCGGTCACCGAGGTCGGGCAGAGCGCGCTGAAGAAGATCCTGCGCTTCGTCTCCAGCCTCGACCAGTTCATGACCCACAAGCTGGAGATCCGCGACGCCTACGGCCAGCCGCAGCTGCTGCTGACCCGGCCCGCGAAGTTCTTCAAGTCCCGGGTGATCGTCTCGCGTCCGGACGGCTCGCAGGTCGGCGAGATCGTCCAGCAGAACATGATCGGGAAGATCAACTTCGCGATGAACGCGGACGGCCGGCAGGTCGGCGCGATCAAGGCGGAGAACTGGCGGGCGTGGAACTTCGCGATCGTCGACCACGCGGACAACGAGGTCGCCCGGATCACCAAGACCTGGGAGGGCCTCGCCAAGACGCTCTTCACGACCGCGGACAACTACGTCCTGCAGATCCACTACCAGCTGCCCGAGCCGCTGCTGAGCCTCGTGGTGGCGACGGCCCTCACCGTCGACACCGCCCTCAAGCAGGACTCGCGGGGCTGGAACTGA